One Solanum pennellii chromosome 9, SPENNV200 DNA segment encodes these proteins:
- the LOC107029538 gene encoding protein PHR1-LIKE 3-like codes for MYSTLPIGNLGIEENGDFFNHHMNHNLQASLSVDGTNLPGDSCLVLSTDPKPRLRWTTELHERFVDAVTQLGGPEKATPKTIMRTMGVKGLTLYHLKSHLQKYRMGKQSAKEATENSKDVSCPAESQETGSSTSGSSRVIVQDMNEGLQVTEALRVQMEVQQRLHEQLEVQRHLQLRIEAQGKYLQSILEKACKAFNSQSSLELNGLEMNREELSELAFINGPSLPDIGPSFENKNACNIPAMLGDCLLDDCLPSNGISALKKRPRGFTNVNGLPMESNTREVEWMMSNI; via the exons ATGTATTCAACATTGCCTATAGGGAATTTGGGTATAGAGGAAAATGGGGATTTTTTCAATCATCATATGAATCATAATCTTCAGGCTTCTCTTTCAGTTGATGGTACAAATTTGCCTGGTGATTCTTGTTTAGTTTTATCAACTGATCCTAAGCCTCGTCTTAGGTGGACAACTGAGCTCCATGAAAGGTTTGTTGATGCTGTTACTCAACTTGGTGGTCCTGAGA AAGCAACACCAAAAACAATTATGAGAACAATGGGGGTGAAAGGTCTGACCTTATACCATTTGAAGTCACATCTCCAG AAATACCGCATGGGGAAGCAATCTGCTAAAGAGGCAACCGAGAATTCTAAAGATG TATCATGTCCGGCTGAGAGTCAAGAAACAGGTTCCTCTACATCAGGTTCATCCAGAGTTATTGTGCAAGATATGAATGA AGGCTTACAAGTAACGGAGGCTTTACGAGTACAGATGGAAGTCCAGCAAAGACTGCATGAGCAGCTAGAG GTACAACGCCATCTACAGCTTCGTATAGAGGCACAAGGAAAATACTTGCAATCAATTCTCGAAAAGGCTTGTAAAGCTTTCAATAGCCAGTCGTCCCTCGAATTGAATGGCCTAGAAATGAACAGGGAAGAGCTCTCTGAATTAGCATTCATCAATGGCCCTTCATTACCTGATATTGGACCGAGTTTTGAGAACAAGAATGCATGTAACATCCCTGCCATGCTAGGCGATTGCTTGCTTGACGACTGCTTGCCATCAAATGGAATCAGTGCTCTAAAGAAGAGACCGCGAGGTTTTACTAATGTTAATGGATTACCTATGGAGAGCAATACAAGGGAGGTGGAATGGATGATGAGTAATATATGA